A region of Hydrogenimonas cancrithermarum DNA encodes the following proteins:
- a CDS encoding OprD family outer membrane porin — MKLSLCSIAVATLLCTSLMAEVVTEQSIEITTVRGILGKVEPLEHTTAQLRAGYIDLNMKGSSTDPDSDAFAVGGHVHLDSKRWYGIMVGAEGYFVEDMGLQSDNPDKVNGDFFDDGKEGFATLSQAFLDGKWGNTEIKIGRQMIDTPHADSDDIRMMPNYFMAYLLTNTDCEGLTLTLGQVDQMAGWENGVDAKKFVPVEKVMGSDEKTNGIYLASAIYEGFDNLTLQAWYYDIDDIADVIYLEAGYELPTELATFTFGAQYDTAGERGDEVLGDIDSQTWGVSLEAAFENGLMLLTAYNAAGGDTGAFGSLGGGPFFTSLEDQTLDAVGQKGDAWIAGAGYDFAGLGLDGLNVGVVYGHFAADESDDYETAETDIAAEYAIGERFTATLAYALIDDKTDADEDYDQFRIILNYNFKAL; from the coding sequence ATGAAACTTTCACTCTGTTCCATCGCTGTTGCGACACTCCTCTGTACCTCTCTTATGGCAGAAGTTGTGACAGAACAGTCCATCGAAATCACGACGGTCCGTGGCATTCTCGGTAAAGTGGAGCCACTGGAACATACGACAGCCCAGCTTCGTGCCGGCTACATCGACCTGAATATGAAAGGCTCCAGCACCGATCCCGACAGCGACGCCTTCGCCGTCGGCGGCCATGTGCACCTGGACTCGAAACGGTGGTACGGCATCATGGTGGGTGCCGAAGGATATTTCGTCGAGGATATGGGGCTGCAAAGCGACAACCCCGACAAGGTCAACGGCGACTTCTTCGATGACGGCAAAGAGGGATTCGCCACACTCAGCCAGGCTTTTCTAGACGGCAAATGGGGCAACACCGAAATCAAGATCGGACGGCAGATGATCGACACGCCCCATGCCGACAGTGACGACATCCGTATGATGCCCAACTACTTCATGGCCTACCTGCTCACCAACACCGACTGTGAGGGCCTCACACTCACACTCGGACAGGTAGATCAGATGGCCGGATGGGAGAACGGCGTGGACGCCAAAAAATTCGTCCCCGTCGAAAAAGTGATGGGAAGCGACGAGAAGACGAACGGCATCTATCTGGCTTCCGCCATCTACGAGGGCTTTGACAACCTGACGCTTCAGGCGTGGTACTACGACATCGACGACATCGCCGACGTCATCTATCTGGAAGCGGGCTACGAGCTTCCCACGGAGCTGGCCACCTTCACTTTCGGAGCGCAATACGACACCGCCGGTGAGCGGGGCGACGAAGTGCTGGGTGACATCGACAGCCAAACCTGGGGTGTGAGCTTGGAAGCGGCCTTTGAAAACGGTCTGATGCTGCTGACAGCCTACAACGCCGCGGGCGGCGACACGGGCGCTTTCGGAAGTCTGGGCGGCGGACCCTTCTTCACCTCGCTGGAGGATCAGACCCTCGATGCCGTGGGGCAAAAGGGTGACGCATGGATCGCGGGGGCGGGCTACGACTTCGCCGGGCTGGGCCTCGATGGGCTGAATGTGGGCGTGGTCTACGGACATTTTGCAGCCGACGAGAGTGACGACTACGAAACCGCCGAAACCGACATCGCCGCCGAATACGCCATCGGCGAACGTTTCACCGCTACCCTGGCCTACGCTCTCATAGACGACAAAACCGACGCCGACGAAGATTACGACCAGTTCAGAATCATTCTCAACTACAACTTCAAGGCGCTTTAA